A genomic window from Phycisphaerales bacterium includes:
- a CDS encoding ImmA/IrrE family metallo-endopeptidase, with product MSRVSTNQFRVPYLHERQIESEAELLLREWSEKGHKVSVPIPLEDLVECHLRLPFQVEDLRKRFGGHDVLGAIWFGDGAIRVDSSLDPVLHPEMLGRYNFTIAHEVGHWRLHREHLRRDPAQAMFFNANGEPAFVCRDGDTAPEEWQANHFAGCLLMPRDLLRIAWRQWRGNDDPVSLADLGLNASTSSELEQQIAFERFCRPLADDFAASAQAMRIRLEALELLVKEYQPGLFG from the coding sequence GTGAGTCGAGTCTCCACGAACCAGTTCAGAGTCCCGTACCTGCACGAACGTCAGATCGAGAGCGAGGCCGAACTTCTGCTCCGCGAATGGAGCGAGAAGGGGCACAAGGTATCTGTCCCGATCCCGCTCGAAGATCTCGTGGAGTGCCACCTCCGACTGCCGTTTCAGGTCGAAGATCTGCGCAAGCGATTCGGCGGCCACGACGTGCTCGGCGCCATCTGGTTCGGCGATGGAGCGATTCGCGTGGATTCGTCGCTCGATCCCGTCCTGCATCCTGAAATGCTCGGTCGCTACAACTTCACGATCGCGCACGAAGTGGGCCACTGGCGGTTGCATCGCGAGCACCTCCGCCGCGATCCGGCCCAGGCGATGTTTTTCAACGCGAACGGCGAACCGGCGTTTGTTTGCCGCGACGGCGACACGGCGCCGGAGGAGTGGCAGGCCAACCACTTCGCCGGCTGCCTGCTCATGCCGCGTGACCTGCTGCGAATCGCGTGGCGTCAATGGAGAGGAAACGACGACCCGGTTTCGCTGGCGGACCTGGGTCTGAACGCTTCCACCTCGTCAGAACTCGAGCAACAGATCGCATTCGAACGGTTCTGCCGCCCGCTCGCCGACGATTTCGCCGCATCGGCGCAGGCGATGCGAATCCGACTCGAAGCACTGGAACTGCTTGTTAAGGAGTACCAACCCGGGCTCTTCGGATGA
- a CDS encoding type I-E CRISPR-associated protein Cse2/CasB, translated as MSQATAFIQRLEGLKAGERSRLRSLAGMPLDARLDGFDLFTGLWWPLRATNKAAPRRETSWLVAKLHGAFGSAVPHFVPTGERQGRALPAILGVCEPYDPPDCKAHERFRTRFDALLCSPLPAIEPHLRWALDVVAKACDGRVPYANGVKGIDWARLLDDLSIWDRGEAHARRRDVRDEWAEAYLDRVRNVG; from the coding sequence GTGAGTCAGGCGACCGCCTTCATCCAGCGTCTCGAAGGGCTCAAGGCGGGTGAGCGGTCGCGCCTGCGCTCGCTGGCCGGGATGCCGCTCGACGCGCGGCTTGACGGCTTTGACCTGTTCACGGGCCTGTGGTGGCCGCTGCGCGCGACAAACAAGGCCGCTCCCCGCCGCGAGACGAGCTGGTTGGTCGCCAAACTCCACGGCGCGTTCGGCTCAGCCGTGCCGCACTTCGTGCCGACAGGCGAGAGGCAAGGGCGGGCGCTCCCTGCGATCCTCGGCGTCTGCGAGCCGTACGACCCGCCAGACTGCAAGGCGCACGAGCGATTCCGGACGCGCTTCGATGCCCTGCTCTGCTCGCCTCTGCCCGCGATCGAGCCTCATCTTCGTTGGGCCTTGGATGTGGTCGCCAAGGCGTGCGACGGGCGCGTGCCATACGCGAATGGCGTCAAGGGCATCGATTGGGCGAGGTTGCTCGACGACCTTTCCATCTGGGACCGCGGCGAGGCGCACGCACGGCGGCGCGACGTGCGGGATGAATGGGCCGAGGCGTACCTAGACCGGGTCCGGAACGTTGGCTGA
- a CDS encoding ATP-binding protein, whose product MTSIQSIQKGRAVLPRRTGLFGVHGVGKSTFAAMAEKPIFIQTEEGVNDLGVDRFPLAKEYRAVLNSLAVLYSEPHEYLTIVIDSLDWLERLIFAEVCAQRGVESIEDIGYAKGYVFALTQWREVLAGLDALRAHRGMSVILIAHAAIEKFNNPETDSYDRYVPRLQKQASALIQEWCDEVFFATYRVLTKTTSEGFDRKRTQGIGTGERIIRTTERPAHVAKNRLNLPDEIPLDYRIYAAFVRGENPLISAESPTSSEPKGN is encoded by the coding sequence ATGACATCAATCCAGAGCATCCAGAAGGGTCGGGCCGTCCTGCCACGACGCACGGGCCTGTTCGGGGTCCACGGCGTGGGCAAGAGCACCTTCGCGGCTATGGCTGAGAAACCGATCTTCATTCAGACTGAAGAGGGTGTCAACGACCTCGGCGTCGATCGATTTCCACTCGCGAAAGAGTACAGAGCAGTGCTCAACTCGCTCGCCGTCCTCTACTCCGAGCCGCATGAGTACCTGACCATCGTCATCGACTCGCTCGACTGGCTCGAGCGGCTCATCTTCGCCGAGGTCTGCGCCCAGCGCGGCGTCGAGTCGATCGAAGACATCGGCTACGCGAAGGGCTACGTCTTCGCCCTGACTCAATGGCGCGAAGTGCTCGCCGGGCTCGACGCGCTGCGAGCGCACCGCGGCATGTCGGTGATTCTCATCGCACACGCGGCCATCGAGAAGTTCAACAATCCCGAAACCGATTCCTACGACCGCTATGTGCCGCGCCTCCAGAAGCAGGCGTCGGCGCTGATCCAGGAGTGGTGCGACGAGGTCTTCTTCGCGACCTACCGCGTGCTCACGAAGACGACGAGTGAAGGCTTCGACCGCAAGCGCACGCAGGGCATCGGCACGGGCGAGCGCATCATCCGCACGACCGAGCGGCCGGCGCACGTCGCCAAGAACCGCCTCAATCTCCCCGACGAGATCCCGCTCGATTACCGCATTTACGCCGCGTTTGTGCGCGGCGAGAACCCGCTCATCTCTGCCGAATCACCCACTTCTTCTGAACCGAAAGGAAACTGA
- a CDS encoding DUF669 domain-containing protein, whose amino-acid sequence MANLNGFDANEVDPNPGFDPIPAGKYLAIITASEMKPTRNGKGEYLQFELDILDGPHKGRKVWDRLVIKHSNQQTVEIAKGTLSAVCHAVGVMAPKDSAELHNLPLMVTVGLKKRDDTGELTNVVKSYSKRDSGPGAAGAPVVNGPGSTPPWARK is encoded by the coding sequence ATGGCCAATCTCAACGGATTCGACGCGAACGAAGTTGATCCAAACCCCGGTTTTGATCCCATTCCCGCCGGGAAGTACCTGGCGATCATCACAGCCTCGGAGATGAAGCCTACCCGCAATGGGAAGGGCGAATACCTCCAGTTTGAACTGGACATTCTCGACGGTCCCCACAAGGGGCGCAAGGTCTGGGACCGCCTCGTCATCAAGCATTCCAACCAGCAGACCGTCGAGATCGCCAAGGGCACGCTCTCGGCCGTCTGCCACGCGGTCGGCGTCATGGCGCCCAAGGACTCGGCGGAACTGCACAACCTCCCGCTGATGGTCACCGTCGGTTTGAAGAAGCGCGATGACACGGGCGAACTGACAAACGTGGTCAAGTCCTACTCGAAGCGCGACTCCGGTCCGGGCGCCGCTGGCGCCCCAGTCGTGAACGGACCCGGCAGCACACCTCCGTGGGCGAGGAAATGA
- a CDS encoding DEAD/DEAH box helicase family protein: protein MMELRPYQREAVEAVYHHLRIRDDNPCIVIPTAGGKTPVMATICRDAVSLWNGRVLILAHVKELLEQALDKLRSIAPDLPVGLYSASLKRRELDCAVTIAGIQSIYQRACNLGPVNLIIVDEAHMIPAEGDGMYRTFIADAKAVNPEVRVVGLTATPFRLKTGMICGPDNILNHICYEVGVRELIVQGYLCPLRTKAGVARADMSGLH from the coding sequence GTGATGGAGTTGCGGCCGTATCAGCGCGAGGCCGTCGAGGCGGTGTATCACCACCTGCGCATCCGCGATGACAACCCTTGCATCGTGATCCCGACCGCTGGCGGCAAGACGCCCGTGATGGCGACGATCTGTCGCGACGCCGTGAGCCTGTGGAACGGACGAGTGCTGATCTTGGCGCATGTCAAGGAACTCCTTGAGCAGGCGCTCGACAAACTCCGCAGCATCGCACCCGATCTGCCCGTCGGCTTGTACTCCGCCTCTCTGAAGCGCCGCGAACTGGATTGCGCCGTCACCATCGCCGGGATTCAGAGCATCTATCAACGGGCCTGCAATCTCGGCCCCGTCAATCTCATCATCGTGGACGAAGCCCACATGATCCCGGCCGAAGGCGACGGGATGTATCGCACCTTCATCGCCGACGCCAAAGCCGTCAATCCCGAGGTGCGGGTCGTCGGCTTGACGGCCACGCCGTTCCGCCTCAAGACGGGCATGATCTGCGGGCCGGACAACATCCTCAACCACATCTGCTACGAAGTCGGCGTGCGCGAACTGATCGTGCAGGGCTACCTCTGCCCGCTGCGCACCAAGGCCGGCGTCGCGCGGGCCGACATGAGCGGATTGCAC
- a CDS encoding helix-turn-helix transcriptional regulator: protein MTSSPSHFGTMLREKRLEKGYSLRRFAEMIGVSPTYLSLVETGNADYPPAADRVKKMAELLGADPEQWIALAGRVSEESKEIILDRPDLMPALLRAARGLSAEKLKRLIEDAKRQSQEDDAP from the coding sequence ATGACCTCTTCCCCATCCCACTTCGGCACCATGCTACGCGAGAAGCGGCTCGAGAAGGGATACTCCCTGCGCCGGTTCGCGGAGATGATCGGCGTCAGCCCAACCTACCTCTCGCTCGTGGAGACGGGGAATGCCGACTATCCACCAGCGGCGGATCGGGTGAAGAAGATGGCTGAACTGCTCGGTGCCGACCCCGAACAGTGGATCGCGCTCGCCGGGCGAGTGTCCGAAGAGTCAAAGGAGATCATTCTCGATCGACCCGACCTGATGCCGGCCCTGCTCCGGGCCGCGAGGGGTTTGTCGGCCGAGAAACTCAAGCGCCTCATCGAGGACGCGAAGCGCCAGAGCCAGGAGGACGATGCACCGTGA
- a CDS encoding type I-E CRISPR-associated protein Cse1/CasA has translation MSPTDPSATFNLIEARWIPVLRTNGQFERVGIRMALMEAGSIRQIAASNPMDNVSLLRFLLAVLLWCRPGLDEAERRGLDGATRIPEGWLKKLVGQQPEPAFNLLGDGVRFYQDSSLKGKEPRPIADLLGEFPGADSVNHMRHVVHDGSYGFCPACCALGILRLSVWAPANRFYPASVNPSSAAYAVVEGKDLLTTMIVNLPHDATHSGEAPWLTDQPPDPQGAIACLAWRPRRLWLNVADGRGACANCGQPGVLVESLCNDGGWPTPKTEGRLKKFWELDPHLLIDGEPASLPGLGASAAVHASRFWRDAVRLSAGLKGRVVAVGPVVNKFVFQDAARVVFPRLRAQSRVEFSQKVNEKLRGVLRKATPNADRQHPQMHAAVTMLTPDAEARVFAVLQAPDPGADEGLLLLHNVYGPLVERVVSSTARGSPLRRREAVSRALAALDRVLRTAAARPAGQKKSAPNAAKPNRSRRKKGAAS, from the coding sequence ATGAGCCCGACCGATCCCTCCGCAACCTTCAACCTGATCGAGGCGCGTTGGATTCCCGTCCTTCGGACCAACGGCCAGTTCGAGCGGGTGGGTATTCGCATGGCACTGATGGAGGCGGGATCGATTCGCCAGATTGCGGCGAGCAACCCGATGGACAACGTGTCGCTGCTGCGGTTCCTGCTTGCGGTGCTGCTGTGGTGCCGGCCGGGGCTCGATGAGGCGGAGCGGCGCGGGCTGGACGGGGCGACGAGAATCCCCGAGGGCTGGCTGAAAAAACTCGTGGGGCAGCAGCCGGAGCCGGCATTCAATCTGCTCGGCGACGGAGTTCGGTTTTACCAGGATTCATCGCTGAAGGGCAAGGAACCTCGGCCGATCGCAGATCTACTCGGGGAGTTTCCGGGCGCGGACTCTGTCAACCACATGCGTCATGTCGTGCATGACGGTTCCTACGGCTTCTGTCCAGCGTGTTGTGCGCTCGGGATTCTGCGACTGTCCGTATGGGCGCCCGCGAATCGCTTCTACCCGGCCTCGGTCAACCCAAGTTCTGCCGCATATGCGGTCGTAGAGGGAAAGGACCTTCTTACGACCATGATCGTTAACCTACCGCATGACGCGACTCATTCCGGTGAGGCGCCGTGGCTAACGGACCAACCCCCAGATCCCCAGGGCGCTATAGCCTGCTTGGCGTGGCGACCTCGCAGGCTGTGGCTGAATGTCGCGGACGGGCGAGGAGCATGCGCCAACTGTGGCCAACCCGGAGTGCTGGTCGAGAGTCTGTGCAACGACGGGGGCTGGCCTACGCCGAAGACGGAGGGCCGGTTGAAGAAGTTCTGGGAACTCGATCCTCACCTTCTGATTGACGGCGAACCGGCATCGCTGCCGGGCTTAGGGGCGAGCGCTGCGGTTCACGCTTCGCGATTCTGGCGCGATGCCGTCCGATTGAGCGCTGGCCTGAAGGGCCGAGTCGTAGCGGTCGGTCCCGTCGTCAACAAGTTCGTCTTTCAGGACGCTGCCCGTGTCGTTTTCCCACGCCTGCGGGCACAGTCGCGCGTTGAATTCAGTCAGAAAGTCAACGAGAAACTGAGGGGAGTGCTCCGGAAGGCAACACCGAACGCCGACCGCCAACATCCGCAGATGCACGCCGCTGTGACCATGCTGACTCCAGATGCCGAAGCGCGGGTCTTTGCAGTGCTGCAGGCGCCCGACCCCGGCGCGGACGAAGGATTACTGTTGTTGCACAATGTGTATGGTCCTCTTGTCGAGCGAGTAGTGTCCTCGACTGCTCGCGGTTCGCCGCTTCGGCGGCGTGAAGCCGTCAGTCGGGCACTGGCCGCTCTTGACCGAGTGCTGCGTACTGCCGCCGCGCGCCCGGCGGGGCAGAAAAAGTCCGCACCCAACGCGGCCAAGCCGAATCGCTCGCGAAGGAAGAAGGGGGCTGCGTCGTGA